In the genome of Kitasatospora cathayae, one region contains:
- a CDS encoding nicotinate phosphoribosyltransferase, with translation MDATSVRAAGSTALLTDRYELTMLQAALRSGAAHRRSVFEVFTRRLPGGRRYGVMAGTGRVLDAVEDFRFGTAQLDWLSDQGVVEDDTLRFLADYRFRGDIHGYPEGEVYFPGSPVLTVEGSFAEAVILETVILSILNYDSAIAAAASRMTAAAGGRPVIEMGARRAHEQAAVAAARAAYIAGFAATSDLEAGFTHGIPTTGTSAHAFTLVHNSERDAFQAQIASMGKGTTLLVDTFDLHEAVRTAVEVAGPELGAVRIDSGDLTLLAHRVRRQLDELGAEQTRIIVTSDLDEYAIAALAAAPVDGYGVGTSLVTGSGHPTCAMVYKLVARAETPDGPLVPVAKRAAGGKTSIGGRKWAARRPDAEGVAEAEVIGTGPVPDELRSHLMQVPLVLAGETVGREPLTAARDRHVRARAALPLSATQLSKGDPVIPTELID, from the coding sequence ATGGACGCCACTTCAGTGCGCGCGGCCGGGTCGACCGCGCTGCTCACCGACCGCTACGAGCTCACCATGCTGCAGGCCGCCCTGCGCAGCGGGGCCGCGCACCGCCGCTCCGTCTTCGAGGTGTTCACCCGACGCCTGCCCGGCGGCCGCCGTTACGGCGTGATGGCCGGCACCGGCCGGGTGCTGGACGCCGTCGAGGACTTCCGCTTCGGCACCGCCCAGCTGGACTGGCTGTCCGACCAGGGCGTGGTCGAGGACGACACCCTGCGGTTCCTCGCCGACTACCGCTTCCGCGGCGACATCCACGGCTACCCCGAGGGCGAGGTCTACTTCCCCGGCTCGCCGGTGCTCACCGTCGAGGGCAGCTTCGCCGAGGCGGTGATCCTGGAGACGGTGATCCTGTCCATCCTCAACTACGACTCGGCGATCGCGGCCGCCGCCTCCCGGATGACCGCCGCCGCCGGCGGCCGCCCGGTGATCGAGATGGGTGCCCGCCGGGCGCACGAGCAGGCCGCCGTCGCCGCCGCCCGGGCCGCCTACATCGCCGGCTTCGCCGCCACCTCCGACCTGGAGGCCGGCTTCACCCACGGCATCCCGACCACCGGCACCTCCGCGCACGCCTTCACCCTGGTGCACAACAGCGAGCGGGACGCCTTCCAGGCCCAGATCGCCTCGATGGGCAAGGGCACCACGCTGCTGGTCGACACCTTCGACCTGCACGAAGCGGTCCGCACGGCCGTCGAGGTGGCCGGCCCCGAGCTGGGCGCGGTCCGGATCGACTCCGGCGACCTCACCCTGCTGGCCCACCGGGTCCGCCGCCAGCTGGACGAGCTCGGCGCCGAGCAGACCCGGATCATCGTCACCTCGGACCTGGACGAGTACGCGATCGCCGCCCTCGCCGCCGCCCCGGTGGACGGCTACGGCGTCGGCACCAGCCTGGTCACCGGCAGCGGTCACCCGACCTGCGCGATGGTCTACAAGCTGGTCGCCCGCGCCGAGACCCCGGACGGCCCGCTGGTACCGGTCGCCAAGCGCGCGGCCGGCGGCAAGACCAGCATCGGCGGCCGCAAGTGGGCCGCCCGTCGGCCCGACGCCGAGGGCGTGGCCGAGGCCGAGGTGATCGGCACCGGGCCGGTCCCGGACGAGCTGCGGTCGCACCTGATGCAGGTGCCGCTGGTGCTGGCCGGCGAGACCGTCGGCCGCGAGCCGCTGACCGCCGCCCGCGACCGGCACGTCCGGGCCCGCGCGGCGCTGCCGCTGTCGGCCACCCAGCTCTCCAAGGGCGACCCGGTCATCCCCACCGAGCTGATCGACTGA
- the clpS gene encoding ATP-dependent Clp protease adapter ClpS has translation MSVAPVEIERPEVQGQPVTEPDTPWVTIVHNDPVNLMSYVQYVFQAYFGYPKDKARKLMMDVHTKGRAVVSSGSREEMERDVQAMHGYGLWATLQHD, from the coding sequence GTGAGTGTCGCGCCCGTGGAGATCGAGCGCCCGGAGGTCCAAGGACAACCGGTGACCGAGCCGGACACGCCCTGGGTGACCATCGTGCACAACGACCCGGTCAACCTCATGAGCTACGTCCAGTACGTCTTCCAGGCCTACTTCGGCTACCCGAAGGACAAGGCCCGGAAGCTGATGATGGACGTGCACACCAAGGGCCGGGCAGTGGTCTCCAGCGGCTCCCGCGAGGAGATGGAGCGGGACGTCCAGGCGATGCACGGCTACGGTCTGTGGGCGACGCTGCAGCACGACTGA
- a CDS encoding DUF2017 domain-containing protein — protein sequence MAGLFESAGGGGAAIVLDEVEASILRSLEVQMLELIGPGPGGDGDDPLAALFAEGPTEAPADPALARLFPDAYGDPAAPDDAESRAASGEFRRYTELDLRARKRDDALQVVRALDGLGGAGVLKLAAADCLHWLGALNDLRLTLGVRLEVSEEDEQGLYELPDSDERKPLVMAYLWLGALQESLLEAITD from the coding sequence ATGGCTGGGTTGTTCGAGAGCGCCGGCGGTGGTGGCGCGGCGATCGTGCTGGACGAGGTGGAGGCCTCCATCCTGCGGTCGCTGGAAGTGCAGATGCTGGAGCTGATCGGCCCCGGCCCGGGCGGGGACGGCGACGACCCGCTGGCGGCGCTGTTCGCCGAGGGCCCGACCGAGGCACCCGCCGACCCGGCGCTGGCCCGGCTCTTCCCGGACGCCTACGGCGACCCGGCCGCGCCGGACGACGCCGAGAGCCGGGCCGCCTCCGGGGAGTTCCGCCGCTACACCGAGCTCGACCTGCGGGCCCGCAAGCGCGATGACGCGCTCCAGGTGGTCCGGGCGCTGGACGGCCTCGGCGGCGCCGGGGTGCTCAAGCTGGCCGCCGCCGACTGCCTGCACTGGCTGGGCGCGCTGAACGACCTGCGGCTGACCCTCGGGGTGCGGCTGGAGGTCTCCGAGGAGGACGAGCAGGGCCTCTACGAGCTGCCGGACAGTGACGAGCGCAAGCCGCTGGTGATGGCCTACCTGTGGCTGGGGGCGCTCCAGGAGTCGCTGCTGGAGGCGATCACCGACTGA
- a CDS encoding amino acid permease produces MAEQIYDQVVDEKPDEEGYERGLGSRQIQMIAIGGAIGTGLFLGAGTAISKSGPSLILSYAVAGLVIFVIMRALGELLTYRPVSGSFAEYAREFLGPFAGYVTGWTYWLFWVVTGMAETTAAAVYVKFWAPGIPQWASALTFLVILYAANLISVKLFGEIEFWFSMVKVTAIIGMILIGIGVLTLGFSKAGDTASIGNLWQDGGFFPKGIGATVMTLQIVMFAYLGVELVGVTAGESENPEKTLPRAINTLPWRIALFYIGALVVILSLVPWREFQPGVSPFVAAFGKIGIPAAAGIINFVVLTAALSSCNSGMYSTGRMLRDLALRGQAPGRLTKLNSRRTPAFAITLSCLLMGAGVVLNYLVPARAFEYITSVATVCGLWTWAMILISQIRYRKAWRAGHLPPPTFKAPGGAWVSWTALAFLALVVVLIGLDKDNRISLYVFPGWALLLVIGYQLLKRRNPQAVHAQSHDHLHAVNGNVDTH; encoded by the coding sequence ATGGCCGAGCAGATCTACGATCAGGTGGTCGACGAGAAACCGGACGAGGAGGGATACGAGCGGGGACTGGGCAGCCGCCAGATACAGATGATCGCGATCGGCGGCGCGATCGGCACCGGCCTCTTCCTCGGCGCCGGCACCGCCATCTCCAAGTCCGGACCGAGCCTCATCCTCTCCTACGCGGTGGCCGGCCTGGTGATCTTCGTGATCATGCGCGCCCTCGGCGAACTGCTCACGTACCGCCCGGTCTCCGGCAGCTTCGCCGAGTACGCCCGAGAGTTCCTCGGCCCCTTCGCCGGCTACGTCACCGGCTGGACGTACTGGCTGTTCTGGGTCGTCACCGGCATGGCCGAGACCACCGCCGCCGCCGTGTACGTCAAGTTCTGGGCACCCGGCATACCCCAGTGGGCCAGCGCACTGACCTTCCTCGTCATCCTCTACGCGGCCAACCTGATCTCGGTGAAGCTCTTCGGCGAGATCGAGTTCTGGTTCTCCATGGTCAAGGTCACCGCCATCATCGGCATGATCCTGATCGGCATCGGCGTACTGACCCTCGGCTTCAGCAAGGCCGGTGACACCGCGTCGATCGGCAACCTGTGGCAGGACGGCGGCTTCTTCCCCAAGGGCATCGGCGCCACCGTGATGACCCTGCAGATCGTCATGTTCGCCTACCTGGGCGTCGAACTCGTCGGCGTCACCGCGGGCGAGAGCGAGAACCCCGAGAAGACCCTGCCGCGCGCCATCAACACCCTGCCCTGGCGCATCGCGCTGTTCTACATCGGCGCCCTCGTGGTCATCCTCTCGCTCGTGCCCTGGCGCGAGTTCCAGCCCGGCGTCAGCCCGTTCGTCGCCGCCTTCGGCAAGATCGGCATCCCGGCCGCGGCCGGCATCATCAACTTCGTGGTGCTCACCGCCGCACTCTCCTCCTGCAACTCCGGGATGTACTCCACCGGCCGCATGCTGCGCGACCTCGCCCTGCGCGGCCAGGCCCCCGGACGGCTCACCAAGCTCAACAGCCGCCGCACCCCGGCCTTCGCGATCACCCTCTCCTGCCTGCTGATGGGCGCCGGCGTGGTGCTCAACTACCTCGTCCCGGCACGGGCGTTCGAGTACATCACCTCGGTCGCCACGGTCTGCGGACTGTGGACCTGGGCGATGATCCTGATCTCCCAGATCCGCTACCGCAAGGCCTGGCGGGCCGGCCACCTGCCCCCGCCCACCTTCAAGGCCCCCGGCGGCGCCTGGGTCAGCTGGACCGCCCTCGCCTTCCTGGCCCTGGTCGTGGTCCTCATCGGACTGGACAAGGACAACCGGATCTCGCTGTACGTCTTCCCGGGCTGGGCCCTGCTGCTGGTGATCGGCTACCAGCTGCTCAAGCGCCGCAACCCGCAGGCCGTCCACGCCCAGTCGCACGACCACCTGCACGCCGTCAACGGGAACGTGGACACCCACTGA
- a CDS encoding M67 family metallopeptidase → MLTITREIRDRIVAHARADHPDEACGVVAGPAGSGRPERFIPMLNAARSPTFYEFDSGDLLKLYREMDDLDEEPVIVYHSHTATEAYPSRTDVSYASEPFAHYVLVSTADGNGDDDPYQFRSFRIVDGEITEEDVQVVEAYPA, encoded by the coding sequence ATGCTGACCATCACCCGAGAAATCCGCGACCGGATCGTCGCCCACGCCCGTGCCGACCACCCGGACGAGGCCTGCGGCGTGGTCGCCGGACCGGCCGGCAGCGGCCGGCCCGAGCGGTTCATCCCGATGCTCAACGCGGCCCGCTCGCCCACCTTCTACGAGTTCGACTCGGGCGACCTGCTCAAGCTCTACCGCGAGATGGACGACCTGGACGAGGAGCCGGTGATCGTCTACCACTCGCACACCGCCACCGAGGCCTACCCCTCCCGCACCGACGTGAGCTACGCCTCCGAGCCGTTCGCCCACTACGTCCTGGTCTCCACCGCTGACGGCAACGGCGACGACGACCCCTACCAGTTCCGCTCGTTCCGCATCGTGGACGGCGAGATCACGGAGGAAGACGTCCAGGTCGTCGAGGCCTACCCGGCCTGA
- a CDS encoding putative leader peptide: protein MRSVDVSNQAPGTRLVARLHIDLCRHAGAICPGTPARSR, encoded by the coding sequence ATGCGTTCCGTCGATGTGAGCAACCAGGCCCCGGGCACCCGCCTCGTGGCGCGCCTGCACATCGACCTGTGCCGGCACGCCGGCGCGATCTGTCCCGGCACGCCCGCGCGCTCGCGCTGA
- a CDS encoding MoaD/ThiS family protein, giving the protein MAIEVRIPTILRTYTDGAKAVEGTGSNLGELFADLDARHPGIAARLLEGGELRRFVNVYLNDEDVRFLEGISTAVADGDSVTILPAVAGGAR; this is encoded by the coding sequence ATGGCCATCGAGGTCCGCATCCCGACCATCCTCCGCACCTACACCGACGGCGCCAAGGCCGTCGAGGGCACCGGCAGCAACCTCGGGGAACTCTTCGCCGACCTCGACGCCCGCCACCCCGGCATCGCCGCCCGCCTGCTCGAAGGCGGCGAGCTGCGCCGCTTCGTCAACGTCTACCTGAACGACGAGGACGTCCGGTTCCTGGAGGGCATCTCCACCGCCGTCGCCGACGGCGACAGCGTCACCATCCTGCCCGCCGTGGCCGGCGGCGCCCGCTGA
- a CDS encoding PLP-dependent cysteine synthase family protein, which yields MRYDSPLEAVGNTPLVRLPRLSAAVPGNTEGLVSLWAKLEDRNPTGSIKDRPALHMIERAEADGRLTPGCTILEPTSGNTGISLAMAAKLKGYRMVCVMPENTSEERRELLRMWGAEIISSPAAGGSNTAVRIAKEIAAEHPDWVMLYQYGNPDNAGAHYTTTGPEILTDLPTVTHFVAGLGTTGTLMGVGRYLREKVPGVKIVAAEPRYDDLVYGLRNLDEGFVPELYDAEVLTTRFSVGSADAVRRTRELLQQEGIFAGVSTGAILHAAIGVGRKAAAAGERADIVFVVADGGWKYLSTGIYTAESTEAAVEALQGQLWA from the coding sequence TTGCGATACGACAGTCCGCTCGAAGCCGTCGGCAACACCCCGCTGGTCCGCCTGCCCCGGCTGTCCGCCGCCGTCCCCGGCAACACCGAGGGCCTGGTCAGCCTCTGGGCCAAGCTGGAGGACCGCAACCCCACGGGCTCGATCAAGGACCGCCCCGCGCTGCACATGATTGAGCGCGCCGAGGCCGACGGCCGGCTCACCCCCGGCTGCACCATCCTCGAGCCCACCAGCGGCAACACCGGCATCTCGCTCGCCATGGCCGCCAAGCTCAAGGGCTACCGGATGGTCTGCGTGATGCCCGAGAACACCAGCGAGGAACGGCGCGAACTGCTCCGGATGTGGGGCGCCGAGATCATCTCCTCCCCGGCCGCCGGCGGCTCCAACACCGCCGTCCGGATCGCCAAGGAGATCGCCGCCGAGCACCCCGACTGGGTCATGCTCTACCAGTACGGCAACCCCGACAACGCGGGCGCCCACTACACCACCACCGGCCCCGAGATCCTCACCGACCTGCCCACCGTCACCCACTTCGTGGCCGGCCTCGGCACCACCGGCACCCTGATGGGCGTCGGCCGCTACCTGCGCGAGAAGGTCCCCGGCGTGAAGATCGTCGCCGCCGAACCCCGCTACGACGACCTGGTGTACGGGCTGCGCAACCTCGACGAGGGCTTCGTCCCCGAGCTCTACGACGCCGAGGTGCTCACCACGCGCTTCTCGGTCGGCTCCGCCGACGCCGTCCGCCGCACCCGCGAACTCCTCCAGCAGGAAGGCATCTTCGCGGGCGTCTCCACCGGCGCCATCCTGCACGCCGCGATCGGCGTCGGCCGCAAGGCGGCGGCCGCCGGGGAGCGCGCGGACATCGTCTTCGTGGTCGCCGACGGCGGCTGGAAGTACCTGTCCACCGGCATCTACACCGCCGAGTCCACCGAGGCGGCGGTCGAGGCGCTGCAGGGCCAGCTCTGGGCCTAG
- a CDS encoding type II toxin-antitoxin system PemK/MazF family toxin translates to MTGIWVVLAVAGIAVLAAVAAALARRTRPAARPAGPTRPAGPRPRPATGAGPEAQEIWWAEVPFEDGPGAKDRPCLVLRVHGRTATVAKITSKHHAERPGVLPLPPGSVGDRQGRASWLETDELREVPLSAFRRRAGTVDRQVWARAQRALQH, encoded by the coding sequence ATGACTGGTATCTGGGTGGTCCTGGCCGTGGCGGGCATCGCCGTGCTCGCGGCCGTCGCTGCGGCGCTGGCGAGGCGCACCCGGCCGGCGGCGCGCCCGGCCGGTCCGACCCGCCCGGCCGGCCCGCGGCCGCGCCCGGCCACCGGGGCCGGCCCGGAGGCGCAGGAGATCTGGTGGGCGGAGGTGCCGTTCGAGGACGGCCCGGGCGCCAAGGACCGCCCCTGCCTGGTGCTGCGGGTGCACGGCCGGACCGCCACCGTCGCGAAGATCACCAGCAAGCACCACGCCGAGCGCCCGGGCGTGCTGCCGCTGCCGCCCGGTTCGGTGGGCGACCGGCAGGGCCGGGCCAGCTGGCTGGAGACCGACGAGCTGCGCGAGGTGCCGCTGTCGGCCTTCCGCCGCCGGGCCGGCACGGTGGACCGGCAGGTCTGGGCCCGGGCCCAGCGGGCGCTACAGCACTAG
- a CDS encoding MerR family transcriptional regulator — MRSSELWSYAEIARHINVRPETVRNYRRHGLLPEPDVIDGSGHPRWYPETVRGWARNRPRHR; from the coding sequence GTGAGGAGTTCGGAACTCTGGTCGTACGCCGAGATCGCCCGGCACATCAACGTCCGGCCGGAGACGGTCCGCAACTACCGGCGGCACGGGCTGCTGCCCGAGCCGGACGTGATCGACGGCAGCGGACACCCCCGCTGGTACCCCGAGACCGTCCGCGGCTGGGCCCGCAACCGCCCCCGGCACCGCTGA
- a CDS encoding MBL fold metallo-hydrolase, which yields MKLTVVGCSGSFPSVDSPCSSYLVEADGYRVVLDLGNGALGALQKYTSLYEVDAVLLSHLHADHCVDLCAYWVARNYRAEGCPALLPVYGPAGTAERLARAYDMPENPGMKEVFEFRTLTPGSFELGPFRVSVAQVNHPVDTFAFRLEHGGRSLVYSGDTGESPALVELARDTDLFLCEAAYQDGRDTYRAVHLNGREAGEHATAAGARRLVLTHIPPWTDAERNRRDAATTYAGPVELARAGAVYEV from the coding sequence ATGAAACTGACCGTGGTGGGGTGTTCGGGGAGTTTCCCGTCCGTCGACTCGCCGTGCTCCAGCTACCTGGTCGAGGCCGACGGCTACCGCGTGGTGCTGGACCTCGGCAACGGCGCCCTCGGCGCGCTGCAGAAGTACACCAGCCTCTACGAGGTCGACGCCGTCCTGCTCAGCCACCTGCACGCGGACCACTGCGTCGACCTGTGCGCCTACTGGGTCGCCCGCAACTACCGCGCCGAGGGCTGCCCCGCCCTGCTGCCGGTGTACGGCCCGGCCGGCACCGCCGAGCGGCTCGCCCGCGCCTACGACATGCCGGAGAACCCCGGAATGAAGGAGGTGTTCGAGTTCCGCACGCTCACTCCGGGCAGCTTCGAGCTCGGCCCGTTCCGGGTCTCCGTCGCGCAGGTCAACCACCCCGTCGACACCTTCGCCTTCCGGCTGGAGCACGGCGGCCGCTCGCTGGTCTACTCCGGCGACACCGGTGAGAGCCCCGCACTGGTGGAACTCGCCCGCGACACCGACCTGTTCCTCTGCGAGGCCGCGTACCAGGACGGCCGCGACACCTACCGGGCCGTCCACCTCAACGGCCGGGAGGCCGGCGAGCACGCCACCGCGGCCGGGGCCCGTCGGCTCGTCCTCACCCACATCCCGCCGTGGACCGACGCCGAGCGCAACCGGCGTGACGCCGCCACCACCTACGCCGGCCCGGTCGAGCTGGCCCGGGCCGGCGCGGTGTACGAGGTCTGA
- a CDS encoding LLM class flavin-dependent oxidoreductase, with protein sequence MTDRPLKQIHLAAHFPGVNNTTVWSDPASGSHIEFDSFRHLAKTAERGKFDFFFLAEGLRLRETRGRIHDLDVVGRPESITVLSALAAVTEQIGLAATVNATFNEPYELARRFASLDHLSGGRAAWNVVTSSDAFTGENFRRGGYLDRADRYSRAAESVQLAREFWDAGAEPVRHRGPQFEVEGRLSLPRPPQGHPVVIQAGDSAEGREFAAATADVVFSRHSEFAAGQAFHADVKGRLARYGRKPDELKIMPAATFVLGDTDAAAAERAAEVRRAQVGPGTAIAFLEQVWGVDLSDHDPDGPLPAVDPDPDSALVQGRVRIPDPVGTAERWRALAAEKGLSSRELVIEVTGRQSFIGSPATVAERIDHFVQQDAADGFVLVPHLTPGGLDEFVDQVVPLLQERGVFRTEYTGPTLRDHLGLPVPGRS encoded by the coding sequence ATGACGGACCGTCCGCTCAAGCAGATCCACCTCGCCGCGCACTTCCCCGGCGTCAACAACACCACGGTGTGGAGCGACCCGGCCTCCGGCAGCCACATCGAGTTCGACTCCTTCCGCCACCTCGCGAAGACCGCCGAGCGCGGGAAGTTCGACTTCTTCTTCCTCGCCGAGGGCCTGCGGCTGCGCGAGACCAGGGGCCGCATCCACGACCTGGACGTGGTCGGCCGCCCCGAGTCGATCACCGTGCTGAGCGCGCTGGCCGCCGTCACCGAACAGATCGGCCTGGCCGCCACGGTGAACGCCACCTTCAACGAACCGTACGAACTCGCCCGCCGCTTCGCCTCCTTGGACCACCTCTCCGGCGGCCGCGCGGCCTGGAACGTGGTCACCTCCTCGGACGCCTTCACCGGGGAGAACTTCCGCCGCGGCGGCTATCTGGACCGCGCCGACCGCTACTCCCGGGCCGCCGAATCCGTCCAGCTGGCAAGGGAGTTCTGGGACGCCGGGGCGGAGCCGGTACGGCACCGCGGCCCCCAGTTCGAGGTCGAGGGCCGGCTCTCGCTGCCCCGCCCGCCGCAGGGCCACCCGGTGGTCATCCAGGCCGGAGACTCCGCCGAGGGCCGGGAGTTCGCCGCCGCCACCGCCGACGTCGTGTTCAGCCGGCACTCCGAATTCGCCGCCGGCCAGGCGTTCCACGCCGACGTCAAGGGCCGGTTGGCCCGGTACGGGCGCAAGCCGGACGAGCTGAAGATCATGCCCGCCGCCACCTTCGTCCTCGGCGACACCGACGCCGCCGCGGCCGAGCGCGCCGCCGAGGTCCGCCGGGCCCAGGTCGGACCGGGGACGGCGATCGCCTTCCTGGAGCAGGTCTGGGGCGTCGACCTCTCCGACCACGATCCGGACGGTCCGCTGCCGGCCGTCGATCCCGACCCGGACAGCGCGCTGGTCCAGGGCCGGGTCCGCATCCCGGACCCGGTGGGCACCGCCGAACGCTGGCGGGCCCTGGCCGCCGAGAAGGGGCTGAGCAGCCGCGAGTTGGTCATCGAGGTGACCGGCCGGCAGTCCTTCATCGGCTCCCCCGCCACCGTCGCCGAGCGGATCGACCACTTCGTGCAGCAGGACGCGGCCGACGGCTTCGTCCTCGTCCCGCACCTGACCCCGGGCGGCCTGGACGAGTTCGTCGACCAGGTCGTCCCACTGCTCCAGGAGCGCGGGGTGTTCCGCACCGAGTACACCGGCCCGACCCTGCGCGACCACCTCGGCCTGCCGGTGCCCGGGCGGAGCTGA
- a CDS encoding LLM class flavin-dependent oxidoreductase: MPRQLHLSAAIDAAIDAAPDRPGRFDAGHYAALARLAERAGLDFVTLDDSFTAEPSRPDALATLARIAPLTSRIGLVPTVTTTHTEPFHTSISVNTLDWVSEGRAGWLVGVSTTEAEAKAFGRRPVAAEDELWAEAADAAEVAARLWDSWEDDAEIRDTATGRFIDRDKLHHIDFEGRHFSVRGPSITPRPPQGRPVVTVPVAAADLAQDASPGGRARVATAIRYADVVLLDAPDGATRLTSATDLRLRSGEQLRVLARLDAALPDRAAEHRLLAELTATGTGVDGFHLVPAEPERDLAALAERIAPALRDAGLLRTGYPGRTLRDHLGLARPASRYTTAHTANSRPTTDSALAEVTR; the protein is encoded by the coding sequence ATGCCCCGCCAACTGCACCTCTCCGCCGCCATCGATGCCGCCATCGACGCCGCCCCTGACCGCCCCGGCCGCTTCGACGCCGGCCACTACGCCGCCCTCGCCCGCCTCGCCGAGCGCGCCGGCCTGGACTTCGTCACCCTGGACGACTCCTTCACCGCCGAACCGAGCCGCCCCGACGCGCTCGCCACCCTCGCCCGGATCGCCCCGCTGACCTCCCGGATCGGCCTGGTGCCCACCGTCACCACCACCCACACCGAGCCCTTCCACACCTCGATCTCGGTCAACACCCTGGACTGGGTGAGCGAGGGCCGGGCCGGCTGGCTGGTCGGCGTCTCCACCACCGAGGCCGAGGCGAAGGCCTTCGGCCGCCGCCCGGTCGCCGCCGAGGACGAGCTGTGGGCCGAGGCGGCCGACGCCGCCGAGGTCGCCGCCCGGCTCTGGGACAGCTGGGAGGACGACGCGGAGATCCGCGACACCGCCACCGGCCGGTTCATCGACCGCGACAAGCTGCACCACATCGACTTCGAGGGCCGGCACTTCTCGGTCCGCGGGCCATCCATCACCCCGCGCCCGCCCCAGGGCCGCCCGGTGGTCACGGTGCCGGTGGCCGCCGCCGACCTCGCCCAGGACGCCTCCCCGGGCGGGCGGGCCCGGGTCGCCACCGCGATCCGGTACGCCGACGTCGTGCTGCTCGACGCCCCCGACGGGGCCACCCGACTGACCTCCGCCACCGACCTGCGGCTGCGCTCCGGCGAACAGCTGCGCGTCCTGGCCCGGCTCGACGCCGCCCTGCCCGACCGGGCCGCCGAGCACCGGCTGCTCGCCGAACTCACCGCCACCGGCACCGGCGTGGACGGCTTCCACCTCGTCCCCGCCGAGCCCGAACGCGACCTGGCCGCCCTCGCCGAGCGGATCGCCCCCGCCCTGCGCGACGCCGGGCTGCTGCGCACCGGGTACCCCGGGCGCACCCTGCGCGACCACCTCGGCCTGGCCCGCCCGGCCAGCCGCTACACCACCGCCCACACCGCGAACAGCCGCCCGACCACCGACTCCGCCCTCGCCGAGGTGACCCGATGA